The Dreissena polymorpha isolate Duluth1 chromosome 8, UMN_Dpol_1.0, whole genome shotgun sequence genome includes the window AATCAATAATCTAccacaaaaaacaacacattgtcattttatttaatgtttttttaagtatttgcatCTTAAATGAGTTCAGCTAATGAATTTTGATGGAATACTAACTGTTTGACTTCGAAAAACAATGTCATTTGAAAGTTAAACTGTGAactaaattgatatttttatatcattatttctcattgtttaaaacagtgaattaTTGTCATTATATGGCTGGTCTTGTCGTTTTACCAAGAGAAaagaataaaatcaaatatttaatCACATCACAACAACAATGACAAAGCTATCAATTGTTATAGCATCAAAAACTAGAACATGGGTAGAAAgcacataataatattttatgacaTAATGAAATCAGAACAAGAAACGGAACATCATTTGGAACAATTATGTAAAATGGCCCATCACTCATTTTTATACCTCACTTTATGTAATTCCAATAAGCAATACTTAAAGCCTCAATAACAGTTAGTAAAGTCAGgctaagaaaaaaaaatttagtaaacaagagcaccacataacgggtgccacgctcggctacaggtgcagttttgaataaatgaaagcttgtcattttttttttgttttttgtttgttaaaggtcacagtgaccttaacctttgatctagtgacccaaaaatgggtgtggcatgtagaactcatcaaggtgcatctacatattaagtttcaaagttgtaggtgaaagcaatctgattttagagccaatgttcaaaaccttaataaaatgttaaggttttagcacgacacggacggcgagctggctatgacaatacctcgggttttctccgaaaacgccgagttAAAAATCAATGAATCTTgaatcaatgttttgttttaaaaaccaaTTACTTGTTCAGGAAACTATGAAAATGTCACTTTATAAAAACATTCAGTCTAAGTCAGCCTGGCCAAAGTTGAGAGTCATGTTATGTTCAATGTTCACACTATTGTTACCTGATTTTTTCTGAAGGTGTCTTGTTAAAGTAGATGTCTTccaataataaaaaattataacacaaaaatacaacattcaaaactgataaaacaataaatagcAACTTGTTTAAGACCAACATCTACAATAACTTGTATAAACATATCATACAGTAACAAAAACAACACTTATTGTAATAATGCAATCAAAAATATcatcattttgtcaaataaatttttTAAAAAGACTTTCAAGAAACAAAATAAACCTTCCACTATTTTGACACAGATCAACACAgtctaataacaacaatataagcCAGCAACAAGaacaaatcttaaatgtcagTGTAAAACTGATTGATCTTCACACAATTTCACTGATATCCAAACACATCAGGTCCATTTTCTCAGAAGAAAAAATTTCttacaattatttcaaataaattcaaatgataaGATGATAAAGCAGAAAATAATCTCCGATATTAGATGTAAAATAAAATTCACTATACTTCTTCATCAACACTGGCAAATTAGACTCGCAACAGTATGAATAAATGAGGATACCTCATTACAAATTCATTACTGATTAGGAGACTTTAAATTGGTTCCCTATCCAATTGGTGAGCAAGAAAATACAACAAATGAAGTGAACTTTGCATGCAGTCTGTGCCTGCTCAGTCAAATATACCCTTATCCTTCTCTTTTGTGATATTTCCAGTTATCGTTTATAAAATTATGGTCACTATTCTGACTTTCAGACTTTGATATGTGCAGGATACTTTCATTGATTATTAGTAagctggtaaatatttatgaaaatgaaattaaGTGTGCCAGTTCTCCCACGGTATATAATGTAGTGCCAATGGAATATATACAGTAAGTTGTCACGTTGGTCAATCACAAAGTCCCCTATGTGTTTCTTATTACAGTTTTGTGTACATTTTAATTATACATTAGTCATTAGTTTTGTATAACTTTCTCACAATCTGACATTTAACAAGAAAATCCTTCATAATATGTACATACGATGTAATACAAATGAGATCATGTTTTGAAAGAAATGCAACATTTACATTCTCATTTTCTATACACAATTTACGTACAATTATTGCAAACACAACCTGGTAGATCTGATCTAGTCAATAAATATGTGCAGCCATGGTCAAAATATTGACATTGCCATTGTTCTTAGGTGTTCAACGAATAAATTAAACTAATAAATTTTAACTCATTTTTTGTGTTATGAAAACCTGCTGCACACTTGATCCATAAAATTGCAAAAGTGAATAATGAACAAATTAgtcaatgttttatataaacagcatttatatttgcttttttatataaaaattttgCTTTCCTGTAAAGAACAGAAACTTAAACTGCAGGTAATCAAATACATCATTTGCTTGCAAAAAcagcatattttttgttttaccatTAAATGCTGCTTAGTTACCTATCAAGAATTATTTTACAGATAGAGCCTATCTCTGAATCATATCACTAGACACTACCGGTAGCTGTTCAAACTGATTTACATTGCATGTGGATGGTAAACTAGGTCAAATGTGCACCTATTGCGTGATTAAATGGCCCACACTATTTATATACATGATACTTCAATGATTTATGATATTCACTGACTGTCAACACTTCATGTCAACAgttatttgacagtttttttgACATATATTTAACTGACCTACTCACATTAGGAAAAGTAACAGTATTAATAACTTCACTAATGCCACACATGAAATACACTTTGCAAAAAGgttaacatatcttttttatttatatagcATGTAAAATGTGTTTTGACTTTTGTGAAAGAGAAATGTTTATCTTTTATGTTTTGTcatgaattttaatataaaagcatTTTAAATCAATTTACTTGTCCATATGTGTAATATAGCCATACAAGAGATGTTAATGTCAAGACAAGAACaaacaactatttaaaaaaaagatgtacATTTAAGCAATAGAAGATGTGTCAGTGAACTTGGGAAAACATATATTGGAACGGTGGTTCACGTTTTAGATCCAGGGGTCTCAACATGTTGATGCCAGCTGGTATGACAACACTAGAAGCTGATGTTCTGACAAACATCTGTTTAGTCaaaatgtggtttatgttattctGTTTCAAGTGCCTTGGTTGTTTGTGTCCTGATCGGTTCTCATCAGGAAACGTGTGTCTAGTTGTGCAGTTCCTTTGGGTAGGATCTGGTAGCCTGAATATGTAAGCCGCCTGTCTGGTCCCCTGCCTCCACTTTGTGGATGATCTTGTTGACATACTCTGTTGTGTTGCCAGCTATCATCACATCTGAAACAAAATAGAACACCATCACAAAGTGGGGGATACTCATAAATAACTCCAGTTTTaataaatgagtcgtgttttTCAGTAAACCAGACaatatgcatgtgcgtagagtatcatcccagataagcatgtgcagtcttcacaggcttatcagggatgacactttccgcttatatagATTTCTTTGTTAAAGAAAGTCCTTTGTAATGAAAATCCAGGTCTGGAAGATAGTGttgtcccttgttagcctgtgaggacttcataggcttatctgggatgacactgtgctcatgcattaagccctgttttcccagagcgaggctcatatataaacATACACTGAATCTAGTTGGTTACATAAACATACACTGAATCTAGTTGGGTACATAAATATTACAATTACTGTCTAACATGTTGTGCTTGAAGAAAGCctattattttgtaatgtttcaTGCATTAATTTGGTTTTAGTTTATTAACCTGGCTTTTAAAGTTTTAAGCATAGCTAAATGTAAAACTAATTAAGATAATTTTTATCAGACTTGAATTTGAAGAATAAAACACTTTTGATTATGTTTATTAATCTTTGAGACCAAAAGACCATTTCTTTACCTAAAAAACAAAAATGCGAGAAAATCTTCTATATAACTCTACAATTTACCAAGATGTTGCTGGATAAGTGAATCAAGCAGGCTGGTCATGGACAGTTTGTTTGCCTGTGCTTCATTCCTGTTCCAGCTCAATCGATCAATCATCTTCTGCTTCATGGCCCGAATGACAGTCAGCAACTTGCGATGTTCCATTTCCAGCCCATGGAGCTTCACCTTGTTTGCCTCATGTTGCGCTTTCTTTTTCAAACGACATGCTCTGCAATAACAAGgtttatacatattttatctCTCAACTaagtaaataatcatttttttcatacatctGAATAAGTTAACATAATTTGTTTAAGCTTTATATTTCATGCTTTGATATTTCTTTTCACATTATGAAAAGAAATATCAAAGCATGAAATATAAAGCTGCAGAGAACATACACATAACAGGATTAAGCTCACATAAAAATATGGCATAAATTTAACCTGTTGTTCTGGAAAGTGTTATAACCGagtaaataaatgttaacaacaaCACTTCCATGAACTTGCAATCAGAGTTTAAGAACAGTTGCCAAGTAACTACTAAGCTATACTTTTAATACATGAAGTCTCATACAAACACAATATCATTCCCATAATTATGTGCTTCAAATGAGTCTCAAACCTTGAAGCAAGCTTGTTTTTCTCTTTCCTTGTTTTACTCCTTGCACTGGAGGGTAGTTCGCTCACTGGAACAAAGTCATTGATCTGGCGGTTTATCTTCCTCAGCTGAAGACCGATCTGGCACAGTTTCTTTGGACTGGGAACAATGTCGTTACCGTCCCCTTTCCGTGCCTTTCCTCCATGTTTTACAGACACCCCAATGCCTGTTAAACTACTGCTATTTGAAGGGTCAAAAACAGGGTCTTCGAAATCATTAAGCACATGTGGGTCCTCCTCCATATCAAAGTGGACCCTGGTCCCCTTTGGCCCCTTGGACTGAACATTGTACTGCCAGAAGTACTGCTTGTCCTTGGCCCCTATCAGACTCTCTCCAGGGTTGGAAGGGTCAAGATCATGGCCCCCTTCAAAATCTGGAAACACGCTCACAtgtaaaaacaagggctgtttgtaaaacatgcatgcctcccatatgggctgtcagttgtagtggcagccattgtgtgaatacgttttttgtcactgtgaccttgacctttgacctagtgacctgaaaatcaataggggtcatctgccagtcatgatcaatgtacctatgaagtttcatgattctaggcctaattattcttgagttatcatcaggaaaccattttactgtttcgagccaccgtgaaaaacacaataaaacaaaacataaaattaattaacaaaaataaatatttctttttgtgtttttttctaaatagaCTTTACCCATACTCaattttttaacaactttttttcatataaaaaaatatatggaagTTCACCTGACCTGtgtactttaaatataaatatgacaAACGAACCTGAATCTGAGTCATCGTCATAATCCTTGTCAGtgtcgctgtcatcatcatcattagaggtcaaggtcatcactGAACTCGTAGAGTCTGCAACACAGACACACAAACATGCAGAGAATAAGCATGTAATAAGATAAATAATGAATATGGAAAGACCAGATACAGTTTTAGTAATTTAAATTGGTTTTGTACACTTTTCTCTACCGGCAAACAACAATTATTGAATTTATTGTCCATTAAATTGTGTAACAAAGTTGTACACATCATAAAGCATGCCAAGATTTTTCCAAATCATattataagaatacaatttcatgttgcacaaataaaattataaaactttCAGAGAACATGAagggtattttattttaaagaatctaAGAACTTTCTGGAGTTCTGgaccaaaataaatgtttttgactataaaaaaagtaatacaattaaCTGTTGAAACGTTTAATAGGGTATCAGATAAATACAGGTAACCTCAATAGAATGGATGGAAATCAATCTAAAGTTTGCCTGAGATGTCACTGGCAACAATGGATTTTATGAAGTTTGTAACAATAAGTACAGTGTAATTACCATATCTTGTTCTCTCTCTTTTCACAGGCGGAGTTGGAGTAAAGTTGAATGATTCTGTTGCCATTCTCGACTCCATTTCCAAGAACTGTTTGATCTCCTCCCATTTCTCATCCATGCCTTCCGGACCCATAGTGCCAAAGGTGCGCTTACGAACATTTAATCCACCTTTCTTTTCCGATGCCTGTGTTTCTGAGACAGTTCTCCGGCGCTGAGTCCTTGATTGTAGTGGCTTATTGA containing:
- the LOC127841573 gene encoding protein CREBRF homolog, translated to MVIPQQLRQDNIRRQLLLLQTYSRLRQQTALSIHGPGTATHSPSPLTGQELSAPSPGPTGELTHPGHRVVHTQDSLPGYREAVNMERVRHMSDVHPLINTCADLSLSSDLMDASIYASSPNSLYMYDQEKMDMQCTMGINSTCCTTLDTSSLSDDFDLNSQYEMSHDISSFQVDPVTVSNSQVPRYNVSSTSLASAGSWSVIGKTDDLTHEDVYVSTTDERKTPTLAELNFELLDDIDSYINNQGGSVLKVEAEETNQLKSPGLTSPGLSLLLSQPPLNQPQFSQKSVVIKTEPVDSGSSVERTVTFPRSFSSMKPVKMEMIQPSAKPLGTIKELDISDNTMLQQLLNKPLQSRTQRRRTVSETQASEKKGGLNVRKRTFGTMGPEGMDEKWEEIKQFLEMESRMATESFNFTPTPPVKRERTRYDSTSSVMTLTSNDDDDSDTDKDYDDDSDSDFEGGHDLDPSNPGESLIGAKDKQYFWQYNVQSKGPKGTRVHFDMEEDPHVLNDFEDPVFDPSNSSSLTGIGVSVKHGGKARKGDGNDIVPSPKKLCQIGLQLRKINRQINDFVPVSELPSSARSKTRKEKNKLASRACRLKKKAQHEANKVKLHGLEMEHRKLLTVIRAMKQKMIDRLSWNRNEAQANKLSMTSLLDSLIQQHLDVMIAGNTTEYVNKIIHKVEAGDQTGGLHIQATRSYPKELHN